A window from Macaca fascicularis isolate 582-1 chromosome 20, T2T-MFA8v1.1 encodes these proteins:
- the LOC102131866 gene encoding uncharacterized protein isoform X4 — translation MLTYILSFLPLSDQKEASLVSWAWYRAAQNALRESLGLRGICCISLTNVDGSPASYQVLQSVAYHLGPHLQSLSLGGGSPTEASFVALILGCPALCVLDLSGCNSLFTSGTLLAQPEMAQSVRQALSGLRELNLAGLRDLADLSFNRLSSCAPSLERLSLAYCHLTFELGPVRGSISPQDSSPSQFSFRNLLRFVQERAGRLRALDLSGTGLPPEALQALGQVAGLQLQELSLHSCRDLSTEAVATLCFQQPGLTSLDLSGCSELTDGALLAVSRGLRHLRRLSLGKLQWLTDAGCTALGGLQELQSLNMSECCLVRGRELAQALGSVHGAPSQLASLSLAHCSSLKDASVLSMIPALGLSLRVLDLSSCVALTNRTLQAICTYLTHLSVLRLAWCRELCDWGLLGLEEPLQGTQPRPELEHQASGTKDPCPEPQGPSLLMLRALQELDLTACSKLTDASLAKVLQFPQLRQLSLSLLPELTDKGLLAVAGGCPSLEHLALSHCTRVSDKGWAQAASSWPRLQHLNLSSCSQLTEQTLDAIGQACRQLRVLDVAMCPGINMAAIRRFQAQLPQVSCVQSRFVGGADLTLTL, via the exons AGCCTGGGCCTCAGGGGCATCTGCTgcatcagcctgaccaacgtggatgGCTCTCCGGCTTCGTACCAGGTGCTACAGTCTGTTGCTTACCACCTGGGCCCACACCTGCAGAGCTTGTCCCTGGGTGGAGGCAGCCCCACAGAGGCCTCCTTTGTGGCCCTGATCCTGGGATGCCCAGCCCTGTGTGTCCTTGATCTCAGTGGCTGCAACAGCCTCTTCACCTCTGGCACACTGCTGGCTCAGCCCGAGATGGCACAGAGCGTCCGGCAGGCCTTGAGTGGCCTCCGTGAGCTCAACCTGGCTGGCCTGCGAGACCTGGCTGACCTCAGCTTCAACCGGCTCAGCAGCTGTGCCCCCAGCCTGGAGCGCCTCTCCTTGGCATACTGCCACCTCACCTTCGAGCTAGGCCCAGTCCGAGGCTCCATCAGCCCCCAAGACTCCTCTCCCTCCCAGTTCTCCTTCCGCAACCTGCTGCGATTTGTGCAAGAGCGGGCTGGCAGGCTGCGTGCCCTGGACCTGAGTGGCACTGGCTTACCACCCGAGGCCCTGCAGGCCCTGGGCCAGGTAGCTGGGCTGCAACTGCAGGAGCTGAGCCTGCACAGCTGCCGGGACCTCTCCACAGAGGCTGTGGCTACCCTGTGCTTCCAGCAACCAGGCCTTACCTCCCTGGACCTCAGCGGCTGCTCAGAACTGACTGATGGGGCGCTCTTGGCCGTGAGCCGGGGCCTGCGGCACCTGCGGCGCCTGAGCCTGGGGAAGCTGCAGTGGCTGACAGACGCAGGATGTACAGCTCTGGGTGGCCTGCAGGAGCTGCAGAGCCTCAACATGTCCGAGTGCTGCCTGGTGAGAGGGCGGGAACTGGCCCAGGCCCTGGGCTCTGTGCACGGGGCTCCATCCCAGCTGGCCTCCCTCAGCCTGGCCCACTGCTCTTCGTTGAAG GACGCTTCAGTGCTCTCCATGATCCCAGCGCTGGGCCTGAGCCTCAGGGTGCTAGACCTGTCCTCCTGTGTGGCCCTCACCAACCGGACCCTGCAGGCCATCTGCACCTACCTCACCCACCTCTCAGTCCTACGCCTGGCTTGGTGCAGGGAGCTGTGTGACTGGGGGCTTCTGGGGCTGGAGGAGCCTCTGCAGGGGACCCAG CCACGCCCAGAGCTGGAGCATCAGGCCTCAGGCACCAAGGACCCCTGTCCCGAGCCACAGGGCCCCTCCCTGCTCATGCTTCGGGCCCTGCAGGAGTTGGACCTCACAGCCTGCAGCAAGCTGACTGATGCCAGTTTAGCCAAG GTGCTCCAGTTCCCCCAGCTGAGGCAGCTGTCCCTGAGCCTGTTGCCAGAACTTACAGACAAGGGCTTGTTGGCTGTGGCCGGGGGCTGTCCTAGCCTGGAGCACTTGGcgctgagtcactgcacccgcGTCAGTGACAAGGGCTGGGCCCAGGCAGCCAGCTCCTGGCCGAGGCTGCAGCACCTCAACCTGTCCAGCTGCAGTCAGCTCACAGAGCA GACACTGGATGCCATTGGGCAGGCGTGCAGGCAGCTCCGGGTGTTGGATGTGGCCATGTGCCCTGGCATCAACATGGCCGCCATCAGACGCTTCCAAGCCCAGCTGCCCCAGGTGTCCTGCGTCCAGTCCCGCTTCGTGGGAGGGGCTGACCTGACCCTAACACTCTGA
- the LOC102131866 gene encoding leucine-rich repeat-containing protein 29 isoform X15, whose protein sequence is MLTYILSFLPLSDQKEASLVSWAWYRAAQNALREQPGLTSLDLSGCSELTDGALLAVSRGLRHLRRLSLGKLQWLTDAGCTALGGLQELQSLNMSECCLVRGRELAQALGSVHGAPSQLASLSLAHCSSLKDASVLSMIPALGLSLRVLDLSSCVALTNRTLQAICTYLTHLSVLRLAWCRELCDWGLLGLEEPLQGTQPRPELEHQASGTKDPCPEPQGPSLLMLRALQELDLTACSKLTDASLAKVLQFPQLRQLSLSLLPELTDKGLLAVAGGCPSLEHLALSHCTRVSDKGWAQAASSWPRLQHLNLSSCSQLTEQTLDAIGQACRQLRVLDVAMCPGINMAAIRRFQAQLPQVSCVQSRFVGGADLTLTL, encoded by the exons CAACCAGGCCTTACCTCCCTGGACCTCAGCGGCTGCTCAGAACTGACTGATGGGGCGCTCTTGGCCGTGAGCCGGGGCCTGCGGCACCTGCGGCGCCTGAGCCTGGGGAAGCTGCAGTGGCTGACAGACGCAGGATGTACAGCTCTGGGTGGCCTGCAGGAGCTGCAGAGCCTCAACATGTCCGAGTGCTGCCTGGTGAGAGGGCGGGAACTGGCCCAGGCCCTGGGCTCTGTGCACGGGGCTCCATCCCAGCTGGCCTCCCTCAGCCTGGCCCACTGCTCTTCGTTGAAG GACGCTTCAGTGCTCTCCATGATCCCAGCGCTGGGCCTGAGCCTCAGGGTGCTAGACCTGTCCTCCTGTGTGGCCCTCACCAACCGGACCCTGCAGGCCATCTGCACCTACCTCACCCACCTCTCAGTCCTACGCCTGGCTTGGTGCAGGGAGCTGTGTGACTGGGGGCTTCTGGGGCTGGAGGAGCCTCTGCAGGGGACCCAG CCACGCCCAGAGCTGGAGCATCAGGCCTCAGGCACCAAGGACCCCTGTCCCGAGCCACAGGGCCCCTCCCTGCTCATGCTTCGGGCCCTGCAGGAGTTGGACCTCACAGCCTGCAGCAAGCTGACTGATGCCAGTTTAGCCAAG GTGCTCCAGTTCCCCCAGCTGAGGCAGCTGTCCCTGAGCCTGTTGCCAGAACTTACAGACAAGGGCTTGTTGGCTGTGGCCGGGGGCTGTCCTAGCCTGGAGCACTTGGcgctgagtcactgcacccgcGTCAGTGACAAGGGCTGGGCCCAGGCAGCCAGCTCCTGGCCGAGGCTGCAGCACCTCAACCTGTCCAGCTGCAGTCAGCTCACAGAGCA GACACTGGATGCCATTGGGCAGGCGTGCAGGCAGCTCCGGGTGTTGGATGTGGCCATGTGCCCTGGCATCAACATGGCCGCCATCAGACGCTTCCAAGCCCAGCTGCCCCAGGTGTCCTGCGTCCAGTCCCGCTTCGTGGGAGGGGCTGACCTGACCCTAACACTCTGA
- the LOC102131866 gene encoding leucine-rich repeat-containing protein 29 isoform X24: MSECCLVRGRELAQALGSVHGAPSQLASLSLAHCSSLKDASVLSMIPALGLSLRVLDLSSCVALTNRTLQAICTYLTHLSVLRLAWCRELCDWGLLGLEEPLQGTQPRPELEHQASGTKDPCPEPQGPSLLMLRALQELDLTACSKLTDASLAKVLQFPQLRQLSLSLLPELTDKGLLAVAGGCPSLEHLALSHCTRVSDKGWAQAASSWPRLQHLNLSSCSQLTEQTLDAIGQACRQLRVLDVAMCPGINMAAIRRFQAQLPQVSCVQSRFVGGADLTLTL; encoded by the exons ATGTCCGAGTGCTGCCTGGTGAGAGGGCGGGAACTGGCCCAGGCCCTGGGCTCTGTGCACGGGGCTCCATCCCAGCTGGCCTCCCTCAGCCTGGCCCACTGCTCTTCGTTGAAG GACGCTTCAGTGCTCTCCATGATCCCAGCGCTGGGCCTGAGCCTCAGGGTGCTAGACCTGTCCTCCTGTGTGGCCCTCACCAACCGGACCCTGCAGGCCATCTGCACCTACCTCACCCACCTCTCAGTCCTACGCCTGGCTTGGTGCAGGGAGCTGTGTGACTGGGGGCTTCTGGGGCTGGAGGAGCCTCTGCAGGGGACCCAG CCACGCCCAGAGCTGGAGCATCAGGCCTCAGGCACCAAGGACCCCTGTCCCGAGCCACAGGGCCCCTCCCTGCTCATGCTTCGGGCCCTGCAGGAGTTGGACCTCACAGCCTGCAGCAAGCTGACTGATGCCAGTTTAGCCAAG GTGCTCCAGTTCCCCCAGCTGAGGCAGCTGTCCCTGAGCCTGTTGCCAGAACTTACAGACAAGGGCTTGTTGGCTGTGGCCGGGGGCTGTCCTAGCCTGGAGCACTTGGcgctgagtcactgcacccgcGTCAGTGACAAGGGCTGGGCCCAGGCAGCCAGCTCCTGGCCGAGGCTGCAGCACCTCAACCTGTCCAGCTGCAGTCAGCTCACAGAGCA GACACTGGATGCCATTGGGCAGGCGTGCAGGCAGCTCCGGGTGTTGGATGTGGCCATGTGCCCTGGCATCAACATGGCCGCCATCAGACGCTTCCAAGCCCAGCTGCCCCAGGTGTCCTGCGTCCAGTCCCGCTTCGTGGGAGGGGCTGACCTGACCCTAACACTCTGA
- the LOC102131866 gene encoding uncharacterized protein isoform X13 has translation MLTYILSFLPLSDQKEASLVSWAWYRAAQNALREQPGLTSLDLSGCSELTDGALLAVSRGLRHLRRLSLGKLQWLTDAGCTALGGLQELQSLNMSECCLVRGRELAQALGSVHGAPSQLASLSLAHCSSLKDASVLSMIPALGLSLRVLDLSSCVALTNRTLQAICTYLTHLSVLRLAWCRELCDWGLLGLEEPLQGTQVRDPRSLGRMGWPLGSAALLSLPSLSVGTFKGKLRRNLRSKGFFLQPRPELEHQASGTKDPCPEPQGPSLLMLRALQELDLTACSKLTDASLAKVLQFPQLRQLSLSLLPELTDKGLLAVAGGCPSLEHLALSHCTRVSDKGWAQAASSWPRLQHLNLSSCSQLTEQTLDAIGQACRQLRVLDVAMCPGINMAAIRRFQAQLPQVSCVQSRFVGGADLTLTL, from the exons CAACCAGGCCTTACCTCCCTGGACCTCAGCGGCTGCTCAGAACTGACTGATGGGGCGCTCTTGGCCGTGAGCCGGGGCCTGCGGCACCTGCGGCGCCTGAGCCTGGGGAAGCTGCAGTGGCTGACAGACGCAGGATGTACAGCTCTGGGTGGCCTGCAGGAGCTGCAGAGCCTCAACATGTCCGAGTGCTGCCTGGTGAGAGGGCGGGAACTGGCCCAGGCCCTGGGCTCTGTGCACGGGGCTCCATCCCAGCTGGCCTCCCTCAGCCTGGCCCACTGCTCTTCGTTGAAG GACGCTTCAGTGCTCTCCATGATCCCAGCGCTGGGCCTGAGCCTCAGGGTGCTAGACCTGTCCTCCTGTGTGGCCCTCACCAACCGGACCCTGCAGGCCATCTGCACCTACCTCACCCACCTCTCAGTCCTACGCCTGGCTTGGTGCAGGGAGCTGTGTGACTGGGGGCTTCTGGGGCTGGAGGAGCCTCTGCAGGGGACCCAGGTGCGGGACCCTCGAAGTCTTGGGAGGATGGGGTGGCCCCTGGGCTCAGCTGCCCTCCTGTCCCTTCCAAGTCTCTCTGTAGGAACATTTAAGGGCAAACTCAGGAGGAACCTGAGAAGCAAGGGCTTCTTCCTACAGCCACGCCCAGAGCTGGAGCATCAGGCCTCAGGCACCAAGGACCCCTGTCCCGAGCCACAGGGCCCCTCCCTGCTCATGCTTCGGGCCCTGCAGGAGTTGGACCTCACAGCCTGCAGCAAGCTGACTGATGCCAGTTTAGCCAAG GTGCTCCAGTTCCCCCAGCTGAGGCAGCTGTCCCTGAGCCTGTTGCCAGAACTTACAGACAAGGGCTTGTTGGCTGTGGCCGGGGGCTGTCCTAGCCTGGAGCACTTGGcgctgagtcactgcacccgcGTCAGTGACAAGGGCTGGGCCCAGGCAGCCAGCTCCTGGCCGAGGCTGCAGCACCTCAACCTGTCCAGCTGCAGTCAGCTCACAGAGCA GACACTGGATGCCATTGGGCAGGCGTGCAGGCAGCTCCGGGTGTTGGATGTGGCCATGTGCCCTGGCATCAACATGGCCGCCATCAGACGCTTCCAAGCCCAGCTGCCCCAGGTGTCCTGCGTCCAGTCCCGCTTCGTGGGAGGGGCTGACCTGACCCTAACACTCTGA
- the LOC102131866 gene encoding uncharacterized protein isoform X3 → MAESLPLEMLTYILSFLPLSDQKEASLVSWAWYRAAQNALRESLGLRGICCISLTNVDGSPASYQVLQSVAYHLGPHLQSLSLGGGSPTEASFVALILGCPALCVLDLSGCNSLFTSGTLLAQPEMAQSVRQALSGLRELNLAGLRDLADLSFNRLSSCAPSLERLSLAYCHLTFELGPVRGSISPQDSSPSQFSFRNLLRFVQERAGRLRALDLSGTGLPPEALQALGQVAGLQLQELSLHSCRDLSTEAVATLCFQQPGLTSLDLSGCSELTDGALLAVSRGLRHLRRLSLGKLQWLTDAGCTALGGLQELQSLNMSECCLVRGRELAQALGSVHGAPSQLASLSLAHCSSLKDASVLSMIPALGLSLRVLDLSSCVALTNRTLQAICTYLTHLSVLRLAWCRELCDWGLLGLEEPLQGTQPRPELEHQASGTKDPCPEPQGPSLLMLRALQELDLTACSKLTDASLAKVLQFPQLRQLSLSLLPELTDKGLLAVAGGCPSLEHLALSHCTRVSDKGWAQAASSWPRLQHLNLSSCSQLTEQTLDAIGQACRQLRVLDVAMCPGINMAAIRRFQAQLPQVSCVQSRFVGGADLTLTL, encoded by the exons AGCCTGGGCCTCAGGGGCATCTGCTgcatcagcctgaccaacgtggatgGCTCTCCGGCTTCGTACCAGGTGCTACAGTCTGTTGCTTACCACCTGGGCCCACACCTGCAGAGCTTGTCCCTGGGTGGAGGCAGCCCCACAGAGGCCTCCTTTGTGGCCCTGATCCTGGGATGCCCAGCCCTGTGTGTCCTTGATCTCAGTGGCTGCAACAGCCTCTTCACCTCTGGCACACTGCTGGCTCAGCCCGAGATGGCACAGAGCGTCCGGCAGGCCTTGAGTGGCCTCCGTGAGCTCAACCTGGCTGGCCTGCGAGACCTGGCTGACCTCAGCTTCAACCGGCTCAGCAGCTGTGCCCCCAGCCTGGAGCGCCTCTCCTTGGCATACTGCCACCTCACCTTCGAGCTAGGCCCAGTCCGAGGCTCCATCAGCCCCCAAGACTCCTCTCCCTCCCAGTTCTCCTTCCGCAACCTGCTGCGATTTGTGCAAGAGCGGGCTGGCAGGCTGCGTGCCCTGGACCTGAGTGGCACTGGCTTACCACCCGAGGCCCTGCAGGCCCTGGGCCAGGTAGCTGGGCTGCAACTGCAGGAGCTGAGCCTGCACAGCTGCCGGGACCTCTCCACAGAGGCTGTGGCTACCCTGTGCTTCCAGCAACCAGGCCTTACCTCCCTGGACCTCAGCGGCTGCTCAGAACTGACTGATGGGGCGCTCTTGGCCGTGAGCCGGGGCCTGCGGCACCTGCGGCGCCTGAGCCTGGGGAAGCTGCAGTGGCTGACAGACGCAGGATGTACAGCTCTGGGTGGCCTGCAGGAGCTGCAGAGCCTCAACATGTCCGAGTGCTGCCTGGTGAGAGGGCGGGAACTGGCCCAGGCCCTGGGCTCTGTGCACGGGGCTCCATCCCAGCTGGCCTCCCTCAGCCTGGCCCACTGCTCTTCGTTGAAG GACGCTTCAGTGCTCTCCATGATCCCAGCGCTGGGCCTGAGCCTCAGGGTGCTAGACCTGTCCTCCTGTGTGGCCCTCACCAACCGGACCCTGCAGGCCATCTGCACCTACCTCACCCACCTCTCAGTCCTACGCCTGGCTTGGTGCAGGGAGCTGTGTGACTGGGGGCTTCTGGGGCTGGAGGAGCCTCTGCAGGGGACCCAG CCACGCCCAGAGCTGGAGCATCAGGCCTCAGGCACCAAGGACCCCTGTCCCGAGCCACAGGGCCCCTCCCTGCTCATGCTTCGGGCCCTGCAGGAGTTGGACCTCACAGCCTGCAGCAAGCTGACTGATGCCAGTTTAGCCAAG GTGCTCCAGTTCCCCCAGCTGAGGCAGCTGTCCCTGAGCCTGTTGCCAGAACTTACAGACAAGGGCTTGTTGGCTGTGGCCGGGGGCTGTCCTAGCCTGGAGCACTTGGcgctgagtcactgcacccgcGTCAGTGACAAGGGCTGGGCCCAGGCAGCCAGCTCCTGGCCGAGGCTGCAGCACCTCAACCTGTCCAGCTGCAGTCAGCTCACAGAGCA GACACTGGATGCCATTGGGCAGGCGTGCAGGCAGCTCCGGGTGTTGGATGTGGCCATGTGCCCTGGCATCAACATGGCCGCCATCAGACGCTTCCAAGCCCAGCTGCCCCAGGTGTCCTGCGTCCAGTCCCGCTTCGTGGGAGGGGCTGACCTGACCCTAACACTCTGA
- the LOC102131866 gene encoding uncharacterized protein isoform X1 has translation MAESLPLEMLTYILSFLPLSDQKEASLVSWAWYRAAQNALRESLGLRGICCISLTNVDGSPASYQVLQSVAYHLGPHLQSLSLGGGSPTEASFVALILGCPALCVLDLSGCNSLFTSGTLLAQPEMAQSVRQALSGLRELNLAGLRDLADLSFNRLSSCAPSLERLSLAYCHLTFELGPVRGSISPQDSSPSQFSFRNLLRFVQERAGRLRALDLSGTGLPPEALQALGQVAGLQLQELSLHSCRDLSTEAVATLCFQQPGLTSLDLSGCSELTDGALLAVSRGLRHLRRLSLGKLQWLTDAGCTALGGLQELQSLNMSECCLVRGRELAQALGSVHGAPSQLASLSLAHCSSLKDASVLSMIPALGLSLRVLDLSSCVALTNRTLQAICTYLTHLSVLRLAWCRELCDWGLLGLEEPLQGTQVRDPRSLGRMGWPLGSAALLSLPSLSVGTFKGKLRRNLRSKGFFLQPRPELEHQASGTKDPCPEPQGPSLLMLRALQELDLTACSKLTDASLAKVLQFPQLRQLSLSLLPELTDKGLLAVAGGCPSLEHLALSHCTRVSDKGWAQAASSWPRLQHLNLSSCSQLTEQTLDAIGQACRQLRVLDVAMCPGINMAAIRRFQAQLPQVSCVQSRFVGGADLTLTL, from the exons AGCCTGGGCCTCAGGGGCATCTGCTgcatcagcctgaccaacgtggatgGCTCTCCGGCTTCGTACCAGGTGCTACAGTCTGTTGCTTACCACCTGGGCCCACACCTGCAGAGCTTGTCCCTGGGTGGAGGCAGCCCCACAGAGGCCTCCTTTGTGGCCCTGATCCTGGGATGCCCAGCCCTGTGTGTCCTTGATCTCAGTGGCTGCAACAGCCTCTTCACCTCTGGCACACTGCTGGCTCAGCCCGAGATGGCACAGAGCGTCCGGCAGGCCTTGAGTGGCCTCCGTGAGCTCAACCTGGCTGGCCTGCGAGACCTGGCTGACCTCAGCTTCAACCGGCTCAGCAGCTGTGCCCCCAGCCTGGAGCGCCTCTCCTTGGCATACTGCCACCTCACCTTCGAGCTAGGCCCAGTCCGAGGCTCCATCAGCCCCCAAGACTCCTCTCCCTCCCAGTTCTCCTTCCGCAACCTGCTGCGATTTGTGCAAGAGCGGGCTGGCAGGCTGCGTGCCCTGGACCTGAGTGGCACTGGCTTACCACCCGAGGCCCTGCAGGCCCTGGGCCAGGTAGCTGGGCTGCAACTGCAGGAGCTGAGCCTGCACAGCTGCCGGGACCTCTCCACAGAGGCTGTGGCTACCCTGTGCTTCCAGCAACCAGGCCTTACCTCCCTGGACCTCAGCGGCTGCTCAGAACTGACTGATGGGGCGCTCTTGGCCGTGAGCCGGGGCCTGCGGCACCTGCGGCGCCTGAGCCTGGGGAAGCTGCAGTGGCTGACAGACGCAGGATGTACAGCTCTGGGTGGCCTGCAGGAGCTGCAGAGCCTCAACATGTCCGAGTGCTGCCTGGTGAGAGGGCGGGAACTGGCCCAGGCCCTGGGCTCTGTGCACGGGGCTCCATCCCAGCTGGCCTCCCTCAGCCTGGCCCACTGCTCTTCGTTGAAG GACGCTTCAGTGCTCTCCATGATCCCAGCGCTGGGCCTGAGCCTCAGGGTGCTAGACCTGTCCTCCTGTGTGGCCCTCACCAACCGGACCCTGCAGGCCATCTGCACCTACCTCACCCACCTCTCAGTCCTACGCCTGGCTTGGTGCAGGGAGCTGTGTGACTGGGGGCTTCTGGGGCTGGAGGAGCCTCTGCAGGGGACCCAGGTGCGGGACCCTCGAAGTCTTGGGAGGATGGGGTGGCCCCTGGGCTCAGCTGCCCTCCTGTCCCTTCCAAGTCTCTCTGTAGGAACATTTAAGGGCAAACTCAGGAGGAACCTGAGAAGCAAGGGCTTCTTCCTACAGCCACGCCCAGAGCTGGAGCATCAGGCCTCAGGCACCAAGGACCCCTGTCCCGAGCCACAGGGCCCCTCCCTGCTCATGCTTCGGGCCCTGCAGGAGTTGGACCTCACAGCCTGCAGCAAGCTGACTGATGCCAGTTTAGCCAAG GTGCTCCAGTTCCCCCAGCTGAGGCAGCTGTCCCTGAGCCTGTTGCCAGAACTTACAGACAAGGGCTTGTTGGCTGTGGCCGGGGGCTGTCCTAGCCTGGAGCACTTGGcgctgagtcactgcacccgcGTCAGTGACAAGGGCTGGGCCCAGGCAGCCAGCTCCTGGCCGAGGCTGCAGCACCTCAACCTGTCCAGCTGCAGTCAGCTCACAGAGCA GACACTGGATGCCATTGGGCAGGCGTGCAGGCAGCTCCGGGTGTTGGATGTGGCCATGTGCCCTGGCATCAACATGGCCGCCATCAGACGCTTCCAAGCCCAGCTGCCCCAGGTGTCCTGCGTCCAGTCCCGCTTCGTGGGAGGGGCTGACCTGACCCTAACACTCTGA
- the LOC102131866 gene encoding uncharacterized protein isoform X7 encodes MAQSVRQALSGLRELNLAGLRDLADLSFNRLSSCAPSLERLSLAYCHLTFELGPVRGSISPQDSSPSQFSFRNLLRFVQERAGRLRALDLSGTGLPPEALQALGQVAGLQLQELSLHSCRDLSTEAVATLCFQQPGLTSLDLSGCSELTDGALLAVSRGLRHLRRLSLGKLQWLTDAGCTALGGLQELQSLNMSECCLVRGRELAQALGSVHGAPSQLASLSLAHCSSLKDASVLSMIPALGLSLRVLDLSSCVALTNRTLQAICTYLTHLSVLRLAWCRELCDWGLLGLEEPLQGTQVRDPRSLGRMGWPLGSAALLSLPSLSVGTFKGKLRRNLRSKGFFLQPRPELEHQASGTKDPCPEPQGPSLLMLRALQELDLTACSKLTDASLAKVLQFPQLRQLSLSLLPELTDKGLLAVAGGCPSLEHLALSHCTRVSDKGWAQAASSWPRLQHLNLSSCSQLTEQTLDAIGQACRQLRVLDVAMCPGINMAAIRRFQAQLPQVSCVQSRFVGGADLTLTL; translated from the exons ATGGCACAGAGCGTCCGGCAGGCCTTGAGTGGCCTCCGTGAGCTCAACCTGGCTGGCCTGCGAGACCTGGCTGACCTCAGCTTCAACCGGCTCAGCAGCTGTGCCCCCAGCCTGGAGCGCCTCTCCTTGGCATACTGCCACCTCACCTTCGAGCTAGGCCCAGTCCGAGGCTCCATCAGCCCCCAAGACTCCTCTCCCTCCCAGTTCTCCTTCCGCAACCTGCTGCGATTTGTGCAAGAGCGGGCTGGCAGGCTGCGTGCCCTGGACCTGAGTGGCACTGGCTTACCACCCGAGGCCCTGCAGGCCCTGGGCCAGGTAGCTGGGCTGCAACTGCAGGAGCTGAGCCTGCACAGCTGCCGGGACCTCTCCACAGAGGCTGTGGCTACCCTGTGCTTCCAGCAACCAGGCCTTACCTCCCTGGACCTCAGCGGCTGCTCAGAACTGACTGATGGGGCGCTCTTGGCCGTGAGCCGGGGCCTGCGGCACCTGCGGCGCCTGAGCCTGGGGAAGCTGCAGTGGCTGACAGACGCAGGATGTACAGCTCTGGGTGGCCTGCAGGAGCTGCAGAGCCTCAACATGTCCGAGTGCTGCCTGGTGAGAGGGCGGGAACTGGCCCAGGCCCTGGGCTCTGTGCACGGGGCTCCATCCCAGCTGGCCTCCCTCAGCCTGGCCCACTGCTCTTCGTTGAAG GACGCTTCAGTGCTCTCCATGATCCCAGCGCTGGGCCTGAGCCTCAGGGTGCTAGACCTGTCCTCCTGTGTGGCCCTCACCAACCGGACCCTGCAGGCCATCTGCACCTACCTCACCCACCTCTCAGTCCTACGCCTGGCTTGGTGCAGGGAGCTGTGTGACTGGGGGCTTCTGGGGCTGGAGGAGCCTCTGCAGGGGACCCAGGTGCGGGACCCTCGAAGTCTTGGGAGGATGGGGTGGCCCCTGGGCTCAGCTGCCCTCCTGTCCCTTCCAAGTCTCTCTGTAGGAACATTTAAGGGCAAACTCAGGAGGAACCTGAGAAGCAAGGGCTTCTTCCTACAGCCACGCCCAGAGCTGGAGCATCAGGCCTCAGGCACCAAGGACCCCTGTCCCGAGCCACAGGGCCCCTCCCTGCTCATGCTTCGGGCCCTGCAGGAGTTGGACCTCACAGCCTGCAGCAAGCTGACTGATGCCAGTTTAGCCAAG GTGCTCCAGTTCCCCCAGCTGAGGCAGCTGTCCCTGAGCCTGTTGCCAGAACTTACAGACAAGGGCTTGTTGGCTGTGGCCGGGGGCTGTCCTAGCCTGGAGCACTTGGcgctgagtcactgcacccgcGTCAGTGACAAGGGCTGGGCCCAGGCAGCCAGCTCCTGGCCGAGGCTGCAGCACCTCAACCTGTCCAGCTGCAGTCAGCTCACAGAGCA GACACTGGATGCCATTGGGCAGGCGTGCAGGCAGCTCCGGGTGTTGGATGTGGCCATGTGCCCTGGCATCAACATGGCCGCCATCAGACGCTTCCAAGCCCAGCTGCCCCAGGTGTCCTGCGTCCAGTCCCGCTTCGTGGGAGGGGCTGACCTGACCCTAACACTCTGA